From Sulfuracidifex tepidarius, one genomic window encodes:
- a CDS encoding transcription factor produces MVDSEDLFIDLAESLLGDDVVSVLRLLLEEGVEMTDDEIASKLNMKVNDVRKRLYSLSEQGFVVSRRTREKEKGWYIYFWKPNLDHINEILMERKRQILNKLQSRLEYESSNTFYICSRDMNRYSFEEAFENEFKCPRCGTPLEYYDSDKVKQFLSEKIKAIEKEINEETKNGTQDS; encoded by the coding sequence ATGGTTGATAGTGAAGATTTATTTATAGATTTGGCTGAAAGCCTATTAGGAGATGACGTAGTTTCTGTTCTTAGACTTCTATTAGAAGAAGGAGTTGAGATGACTGACGACGAGATAGCAAGTAAGCTAAATATGAAAGTCAATGATGTAAGAAAAAGACTTTACTCCCTTTCGGAACAAGGATTTGTAGTTTCAAGGAGAACTAGAGAGAAAGAAAAAGGCTGGTATATTTACTTCTGGAAGCCAAACTTAGATCACATAAACGAAATCCTCATGGAGAGGAAAAGGCAAATACTTAACAAGTTGCAAAGTAGACTAGAATATGAAAGTAGTAACACTTTCTACATATGCAGTAGGGATATGAACAGATATTCCTTTGAGGAAGCATTTGAGAACGAATTTAAGTGCCCTAGGTGTGGAACTCCGCTTGAATATTATGACTCAGACAAAGTGAAACAGTTTCTATCAGAAAAAATAAAGGCAATTGAGAAGGAAATCAACGAAGAGACTAAGAATGGTACTCAAGATAGTTGA
- a CDS encoding DNA-directed RNA polymerase subunit G, which produces MLSEADSINEECKVVSVNKTGLKGNLVVELSCDNKKILFDIIESINNFKPDEKVKAIISKNRPEFGAEDFCGHGYIVTQKKNEESLITIISLFGLLIKVIEDKNSNFMKKVNLNIMDHIYFCVRKEK; this is translated from the coding sequence TTGCTGAGCGAAGCTGATAGCATCAATGAAGAATGTAAAGTAGTTTCAGTAAATAAGACCGGCTTAAAGGGGAATTTAGTAGTAGAGCTATCATGCGATAATAAAAAAATCCTTTTTGATATAATAGAAAGTATAAACAATTTTAAGCCAGACGAGAAAGTAAAAGCTATAATTAGCAAGAATAGACCTGAATTTGGAGCTGAAGATTTTTGCGGACATGGATATATAGTAACACAAAAGAAAAATGAGGAATCATTAATTACTATAATATCTTTGTTTGGCTTATTGATAAAGGTAATTGAAGATAAAAACTCTAATTTTATGAAAAAAGTAAACTTAAATATAATGGATCATATATATTTCTGCGTTAGAAAGGAAAAATAG
- a CDS encoding PUA domain-containing protein, with the protein MREFLTPPERPSKFDLNYIKGIAEYQFGHVASNLLFQKNSFFIRRSINTQKIREVLTDSYELFLVLRAQTSLFSLTTVSARVLLDGLQRPRFRVVVMNSVKDYIKVGQNVFCKHIISADPGIRSGDEAIVVDEEDELIGVGRAKVSGLEMNQIRRGMAVSMKRGVIRDED; encoded by the coding sequence ATGAGGGAATTTCTTACACCGCCTGAAAGACCATCGAAGTTTGACTTAAATTACATCAAAGGAATAGCAGAATACCAGTTCGGTCATGTTGCTTCTAATTTGCTTTTTCAAAAAAATAGTTTTTTTATTAGAAGATCTATAAACACACAGAAAATAAGGGAAGTTTTAACTGATTCGTATGAGCTTTTCCTTGTGCTTAGAGCACAGACTTCACTATTTTCATTAACCACGGTAAGTGCTAGGGTTCTGTTAGATGGACTTCAAAGACCCAGATTTAGAGTGGTGGTCATGAACAGCGTCAAGGATTACATTAAAGTTGGTCAAAATGTCTTTTGTAAACATATAATAAGCGCAGATCCGGGTATAAGAAGCGGAGATGAGGCAATAGTGGTCGATGAGGAAGATGAACTGATAGGAGTAGGAAGAGCTAAAGTATCCGGATTAGAAATGAATCAGATAAGAAGAGGAATGGCGGTAAGCATGAAAAGAGGTGTAATAAGAGATGAAGACTAA
- the hisS gene encoding histidine--tRNA ligase, whose product MIKTEPVRGMKDYVGNEAKEIVYLENFFREVMESANYTEVISPVIEDFSLFSIKGGEELRKTMYTFKDKADRELTLRPEITPAIARVYLDRLQSLPKPVKLYYIGTVYRYDEPQYGRYREFRQAGVEVLGAEGSYADILVINDLYNFYDKIGMNKIISINLNNIRLIRRILESMEVPEEAQEHILHLIDKGFLDDALKEINKSASKYKENADIIFDILSAGEISESKLEEMVKTYHQFSDDFSYLSSIYSNCKSLGIPVKLNMGLVRGLAYYTGIIFEVKSPDVTFSIAGGGRYDKLIELYGGSKTPAVGFAVGIERTILAGRNYIKIPEKPKIIIFNINNKSFEFSIKIASLLRKENYIVDIDIKGLTLTKAIPFYIEQGFNFMIIIGEKELQENKVTIRDLAKKTQSTIDVTRLIEVLKQML is encoded by the coding sequence ATGATAAAGACAGAGCCAGTTCGTGGAATGAAAGACTATGTAGGTAATGAGGCAAAGGAAATAGTATATCTTGAAAATTTCTTCAGGGAGGTCATGGAGTCTGCAAATTACACTGAAGTAATATCTCCGGTAATAGAAGACTTCTCACTTTTCTCGATAAAGGGAGGAGAAGAGCTCAGAAAGACCATGTATACCTTTAAAGATAAGGCAGACAGAGAGCTTACACTTAGACCTGAGATAACTCCTGCAATAGCGAGAGTTTATCTCGATAGACTCCAATCGTTGCCAAAACCGGTGAAACTTTACTATATAGGTACCGTATATAGATATGATGAACCCCAGTATGGAAGGTATAGAGAATTTAGGCAAGCGGGAGTGGAGGTATTAGGAGCAGAAGGGTCATACGCAGATATTTTAGTAATAAATGATCTTTACAACTTTTATGATAAGATAGGTATGAATAAAATAATTTCTATAAATCTTAACAATATTAGATTAATAAGACGGATTTTAGAAAGCATGGAAGTTCCAGAAGAAGCACAAGAACATATATTACATTTGATAGATAAAGGATTTCTAGATGATGCACTAAAAGAAATCAACAAAAGCGCATCGAAATACAAAGAAAATGCAGATATAATATTTGATATCCTCAGTGCTGGTGAAATATCAGAGTCCAAACTTGAAGAAATGGTGAAAACGTATCATCAGTTCTCAGACGATTTCTCATATCTGAGCTCAATATATTCTAACTGCAAGTCTTTGGGAATACCGGTTAAACTAAACATGGGCTTAGTTAGAGGGCTAGCCTATTACACAGGGATAATATTCGAGGTGAAATCTCCTGACGTAACCTTTAGCATAGCAGGAGGTGGAAGATATGACAAGCTTATAGAACTTTATGGTGGTTCAAAAACTCCAGCTGTAGGATTTGCGGTAGGAATTGAAAGGACAATTCTAGCTGGAAGAAATTATATAAAAATACCAGAAAAACCTAAAATAATTATCTTTAATATAAATAATAAGTCTTTTGAATTCTCCATAAAAATAGCATCTCTTCTTAGAAAAGAAAATTATATAGTAGATATTGACATAAAAGGACTAACATTAACTAAGGCAATACCTTTCTATATAGAACAAGGATTTAATTTTATGATTATTATAGGAGAGAAAGAGTTACAAGAAAATAAGGTAACAATAAGAGATTTAGCTAAGAAAACCCAAAGCACGATAGACGTGACCAGACTAATCGAGGTATTAAAACAAATGTTATAA
- the tgtA gene encoding tRNA guanosine(15) transglycosylase TgtA has translation MIGDFEIKEEDLAGRIGKLETKHGKLETPVFFPVIHPIRVDIDIETLKKIGFNNFITNAYLLYKYKNNINNIHTEFNFDGVIMTDSGAYQILQYGDIEADNNSIIKFENHINPDIGVILDVPTGDTDDRQEAETSVEETIKRAKEAYKEVNDNIIWTYPIQGGKYLDLIERSASIHFQFKDKFKFVALGSPTVLLQDYDYKTVVAMIMSARKVLDRGYPLHLFGGGVPHMIPFAVALGVDSFDSASYILYARDNRYITRDRVLKLEEMDYFLCNCEVCSRYTPKDLLEMDEEERTRLLAIHNLYTIKSEINSTKQAIKEGRLFEYLQEKSRSHPALYSAFKEILMHHDILEMYDNGIKPTGKGIFLFDIDSVKRPEILRYQRNLDSYEPRSDQAVLICYNGLERPFLEDQTVRKYISSSLRESKDIFIIVPFFGVIPIYWSDSYPLAQFEMTEPIDDEVKRDMLQKLERFLSNKKYKKINVVNCDELHIESIGALSST, from the coding sequence ATGATAGGAGATTTTGAAATAAAGGAGGAAGACCTAGCCGGAAGGATAGGAAAATTGGAAACTAAGCATGGAAAACTTGAAACGCCTGTGTTCTTTCCTGTAATTCATCCAATTAGAGTAGATATAGATATAGAAACATTAAAGAAAATAGGTTTTAATAATTTCATTACAAATGCATATCTTCTTTATAAATATAAGAATAATATAAATAATATTCATACAGAGTTTAATTTTGACGGAGTAATAATGACTGATAGTGGGGCGTACCAAATATTGCAATATGGAGACATTGAAGCTGATAATAATTCCATAATTAAGTTTGAGAATCATATAAATCCAGATATAGGAGTTATCCTCGACGTTCCTACTGGAGATACGGATGACAGACAAGAAGCCGAAACATCGGTGGAAGAAACTATAAAGAGAGCAAAAGAAGCCTATAAAGAAGTAAATGACAATATTATTTGGACTTACCCAATTCAGGGTGGTAAATATCTAGATCTCATTGAGAGATCCGCGTCAATTCACTTTCAATTTAAGGACAAGTTTAAGTTCGTGGCTTTAGGTAGTCCTACAGTATTATTACAAGACTATGATTATAAAACTGTAGTCGCAATGATAATGTCAGCCAGGAAAGTATTGGACAGAGGTTACCCTCTTCATCTCTTTGGAGGTGGAGTTCCTCATATGATACCATTTGCAGTTGCGTTAGGTGTAGATTCCTTTGATTCAGCGTCGTATATACTTTATGCTAGAGATAATAGGTATATTACAAGAGATAGAGTATTGAAATTAGAAGAAATGGACTACTTTTTGTGTAATTGTGAAGTCTGTTCAAGATATACTCCAAAGGATTTGCTGGAGATGGATGAAGAAGAGAGAACTAGGCTATTGGCTATTCATAATTTATATACTATAAAATCTGAGATAAATTCAACTAAACAAGCTATAAAGGAAGGTAGATTGTTTGAGTATCTTCAAGAGAAGTCTAGAAGTCATCCCGCTTTGTATTCAGCTTTCAAGGAAATATTAATGCATCATGATATTTTGGAGATGTATGATAACGGAATAAAACCTACTGGTAAAGGAATATTTCTCTTTGATATCGACTCTGTCAAAAGGCCTGAGATACTCCGCTACCAGAGAAACTTAGATTCTTATGAGCCAAGAAGTGACCAGGCAGTTTTAATATGTTATAACGGATTGGAAAGACCCTTTTTGGAAGACCAAACGGTGAGGAAATACATCTCTTCATCATTGAGGGAAAGCAAAGATATTTTCATTATAGTTCCATTTTTTGGTGTAATTCCTATATATTGGTCTGATTCGTATCCTTTAGCTCAGTTTGAGATGACTGAACCAATAGACGATGAGGTAAAGAGGGACATGTTACAGAAATTAGAGAGGTTTCTTTCTAACAAAAAATACAAGAAAATTAACGTGGTAAACTGTGATGAGTTACATATAGAGTCTATCGGTGCTCTTTCCTCTACCTGA
- a CDS encoding tRNA methyltransferase: MKDIYVLRLSHRPARDKRVTTHVVLVARAFGAKGVYIEGEDPNLISSVDKAIEIWGGKSYFKVETVKDGKSVVDLWREKGGLVIHLTMYGMHICKRIDEISKIEKPMLVIVGSEKVDGWYYHNVDYNLAVGNQPHSEIAALALFLDRLYKGRELYNTFEDSRLKIIPQEVGKKVVKNG; encoded by the coding sequence CTGAAAGATATTTATGTACTTAGGCTGAGTCATAGACCTGCTAGAGACAAACGTGTCACAACTCACGTTGTCTTAGTTGCCAGGGCCTTCGGAGCGAAAGGGGTATACATAGAAGGAGAAGATCCTAACTTAATTTCATCCGTGGATAAAGCAATAGAAATTTGGGGAGGGAAATCATATTTCAAAGTTGAAACAGTGAAAGACGGAAAGTCAGTGGTGGATCTATGGAGGGAGAAAGGAGGTTTGGTAATTCATTTGACAATGTATGGAATGCATATATGTAAAAGAATTGATGAAATATCGAAAATAGAAAAACCTATGTTAGTCATAGTAGGTTCAGAGAAGGTAGACGGATGGTATTATCACAACGTTGACTATAATTTAGCTGTAGGGAACCAGCCTCACTCGGAGATAGCAGCGTTAGCGTTGTTTTTAGATAGATTATATAAAGGGCGGGAGTTATATAATACATTTGAGGATTCTAGGCTAAAGATTATTCCTCAAGAGGTTGGCAAAAAGGTGGTGAAAAATGGTTGA
- a CDS encoding GTPase: MKKAVIFSDPDFQDEAEDLAEGAGFLVLDKYKLPKRPNPKYFIQQDKLCSIKQDENIDAVIVFDLLKPRNFINLKRELGEKEVLDKTLLLLEIFAQHAGSKEAKLQIELARIKYELPILKESYTKTKITEQQGPLGAGTYGVESLIKLYNRRAVKITKDLESLKKFKESLIQKGKNIGIPSMAIVGYTNAGKTTLFNSLTGLLQKVDSTMFTTMSPKRYSISRDGKKVILVDTVGFIRAIPPQIVDAFFVTLSEAKNANSLMLVMDSTLEESLLIEYLRSSIYTLREIGISGKPMLVVLNKIDKLMDKDLQNKEEIIVKVASEIYCPIESIIPVSALKGMNLNKLRDEIFKLTFR; encoded by the coding sequence GTGAAAAAAGCTGTAATCTTCTCAGATCCGGATTTCCAAGACGAAGCAGAAGATCTAGCTGAAGGAGCTGGATTTCTTGTCCTTGATAAGTACAAGTTACCCAAGCGTCCAAATCCCAAATATTTCATACAACAGGATAAGTTATGCTCCATTAAGCAGGACGAAAACATCGATGCAGTGATAGTTTTCGATCTCCTAAAGCCTAGAAATTTCATTAACTTGAAAAGGGAACTTGGAGAGAAGGAAGTATTAGATAAGACATTGCTCTTACTCGAAATATTCGCTCAGCATGCTGGATCTAAAGAAGCTAAACTTCAGATCGAGTTAGCCAGGATAAAATATGAGTTACCTATTCTCAAAGAGTCATATACGAAAACTAAAATCACTGAGCAGCAAGGTCCATTGGGTGCTGGAACTTATGGAGTTGAGTCATTAATAAAACTTTATAATAGAAGAGCTGTAAAAATAACAAAAGATTTGGAATCACTTAAAAAATTCAAAGAGTCTTTAATTCAGAAAGGAAAGAATATTGGTATCCCAAGTATGGCAATAGTTGGGTATACAAATGCAGGTAAAACTACGTTGTTCAATTCATTGACGGGACTATTACAGAAAGTTGACTCTACTATGTTCACTACCATGAGTCCTAAAAGATATTCGATATCGAGAGATGGGAAGAAGGTAATATTAGTAGATACGGTCGGCTTCATCAGAGCTATCCCACCACAAATTGTCGATGCGTTCTTTGTCACGCTTTCCGAGGCTAAGAACGCTAATTCTCTCATGCTAGTGATGGACTCTACCCTAGAAGAGTCTCTCCTCATAGAATACCTTAGATCCTCCATTTATACATTGAGAGAAATAGGTATATCAGGCAAGCCTATGTTAGTTGTTTTAAATAAGATAGATAAGCTGATGGATAAGGACCTTCAAAACAAGGAAGAGATAATAGTAAAGGTTGCGAGTGAGATTTATTGTCCAATCGAATCAATAATTCCTGTTTCAGCTCTAAAAGGAATGAACTTGAATAAACTGAGGGATGAGATATTCAAACTAACCTTCCGCTGA
- a CDS encoding proteasome assembly chaperone family protein translates to MKTKILLKKVDPRTLRESVFITGFRTIGEVGYLATRHLVLKLGMKRIGYIITPRYKDVAFLDDYGVATPFELFFDEQNKIIVQLNHFLPSQREWSDFTRSTIKWLKEIGVKDSIVIGGLDKRYKTGQDTFRWLKTSSSKNQLDSPLIEKQLLMVGPLALFTAYSEVEDFPTTVILPYAERDITDPAAAAVAIEAINSLYGLHVEVDELYEEAKRIEEDIKKQLEAFQRESGRGKSTDRLYM, encoded by the coding sequence ATGAAGACTAAGATTCTATTAAAGAAAGTGGATCCTAGAACTCTAAGAGAAAGCGTTTTCATAACCGGTTTTAGAACCATTGGAGAAGTGGGATATCTAGCTACTAGACATTTAGTCTTAAAATTAGGGATGAAAAGGATAGGTTACATAATAACTCCACGTTATAAGGATGTAGCGTTTTTAGATGATTATGGAGTAGCAACTCCTTTTGAACTGTTTTTTGATGAACAAAACAAGATCATAGTACAGTTAAATCATTTCCTACCATCTCAAAGAGAATGGTCAGACTTCACGCGATCCACAATAAAGTGGTTGAAAGAAATAGGAGTTAAAGACTCCATTGTTATAGGAGGCTTAGACAAAAGATACAAGACCGGTCAGGATACTTTTAGATGGCTAAAGACGTCTTCGAGCAAGAATCAGCTTGATTCCCCCCTGATAGAAAAACAGCTCCTCATGGTAGGTCCGTTGGCTCTGTTCACTGCTTACTCTGAGGTAGAAGATTTTCCTACCACCGTGATATTACCTTATGCTGAAAGGGATATAACTGATCCCGCTGCTGCAGCAGTAGCGATAGAGGCAATAAATAGCTTATATGGCCTCCATGTTGAAGTTGATGAATTATATGAAGAAGCTAAAAGGATAGAGGAGGATATAAAGAAACAGCTAGAGGCTTTCCAGAGAGAGTCAGGTAGAGGAAAGAGCACCGATAGACTCTATATGTAA
- a CDS encoding proteasome-activating nucleotidase has protein sequence MSGYIDVIKETRNNHNVNDETLDRLLQEKINSLQIEIESLRKELNYYKAEMEKLLSPPLIEATVLDVMDNNRVLVRSSSGPNLLVNLSNNIKSSDIKPGMSVALNQRGSTIIELLKQRDDPYVKSMEIIDKPNVTYEEIGGLEDQIRELREVVELPIRKPELFKEIGIEPPKGVLLFGPPGTGKTMLAKAVANESNATFIHVVASEFAQKFVGEGARIVKEVFEMAKKKAPSIVFIDEIDAIGAKRIELGTSGEREIQRTLMQLLSEIDGFKALDNVKIIAATNRIDILDPALLRPGRFDRLVEVPLPNKEGRKDIFKIYTQKMKIENDIDVDVLASLTEGFSGADVKNSCVEAGYIAIRNDRNTVTMNDMLEAIEKIQKKKSINKGSERKEKFI, from the coding sequence TTGTCAGGATATATTGATGTGATAAAGGAAACTCGAAACAATCATAACGTTAACGATGAAACTTTGGATAGACTATTACAAGAGAAGATAAACTCTTTGCAAATAGAAATTGAGAGCCTTAGGAAGGAACTAAATTACTACAAGGCTGAAATGGAGAAATTACTAAGCCCTCCTTTAATAGAAGCTACGGTATTAGACGTAATGGATAATAACAGAGTTCTGGTTAGGAGCTCTTCCGGACCTAACCTTTTAGTAAATTTATCCAATAACATAAAGTCCTCTGATATAAAACCTGGAATGAGCGTCGCCCTTAATCAACGTGGCTCCACCATAATAGAATTGCTAAAACAGAGGGATGACCCTTACGTTAAGTCGATGGAAATAATAGATAAACCTAATGTTACCTATGAAGAGATAGGAGGCTTAGAAGACCAAATAAGAGAACTGAGAGAGGTGGTGGAACTTCCAATAAGAAAGCCAGAGCTTTTCAAAGAAATAGGAATAGAGCCTCCAAAAGGTGTATTATTGTTCGGACCTCCAGGTACTGGAAAGACTATGCTAGCTAAAGCAGTAGCAAATGAGAGCAACGCCACATTCATCCACGTAGTTGCATCAGAGTTTGCACAAAAATTTGTAGGAGAGGGAGCTAGAATAGTAAAGGAAGTATTTGAGATGGCAAAAAAGAAGGCTCCCTCAATAGTTTTCATTGATGAGATTGACGCAATAGGAGCTAAGAGGATTGAACTAGGAACAAGTGGAGAAAGGGAAATACAACGCACATTAATGCAACTATTATCAGAGATTGATGGATTTAAGGCACTTGATAACGTTAAGATAATAGCTGCTACTAACAGGATAGACATTCTAGATCCGGCTCTACTTAGACCTGGAAGGTTTGATAGATTAGTTGAAGTTCCCCTACCTAATAAGGAAGGGAGAAAAGACATATTTAAAATTTACACACAGAAGATGAAGATAGAAAATGATATCGACGTTGATGTGCTAGCAAGCTTGACGGAAGGATTCAGTGGTGCAGATGTTAAGAACTCCTGTGTAGAGGCGGGGTATATTGCTATACGTAATGATAGAAATACAGTTACAATGAACGACATGTTGGAAGCGATAGAGAAAATACAAAAGAAAAAATCTATAAACAAGGGTAGCGAACGAAAAGAGAAATTCATATGA
- a CDS encoding TFIIB-type zinc ribbon-containing protein, producing MDIDKCNFCGSNKLRWDYKNGIIVCEDCGTVIDDKIFDGTSPFLETKIKPSNYLEKSKERELKQRTIRSYEYINSRKSINKVDNLYLKSLFNFDRELYFTYLKLLENGILSGKKIKTRIIITIFFSNRREEYEKYLRYFNITEKEYKDTLSHLKLKAKIKIIDKLVL from the coding sequence ATGGATATCGACAAATGCAACTTCTGTGGTTCAAATAAACTGAGATGGGATTATAAAAACGGAATAATAGTATGTGAGGACTGTGGTACCGTGATTGACGACAAAATCTTCGATGGTACGTCCCCGTTCTTGGAAACAAAGATCAAGCCTTCAAATTACCTTGAGAAAAGTAAGGAAAGGGAATTGAAACAAAGAACTATTAGAAGTTATGAATATATTAATAGCAGAAAGAGTATAAATAAAGTTGATAATTTATACTTAAAATCTCTCTTTAATTTTGATAGAGAGCTTTATTTCACTTATCTCAAACTATTAGAGAATGGGATATTAAGCGGTAAAAAAATAAAAACTAGAATAATTATCACAATTTTCTTTTCTAATAGGAGAGAAGAATATGAGAAATATTTGAGGTATTTCAATATTACAGAAAAGGAGTACAAGGATACTCTCTCACATTTAAAATTAAAGGCAAAAATAAAGATAATAGATAAATTAGTTCTATAA
- a CDS encoding Lsm family RNA-binding protein — protein MSARRILSEFNSILDKTVTVRLTNSKTYTGTFYSFELNPFLITLIDAKDSEKNSFYKIIINGNVIEEIQIKNPPTFDVKEFGQKLEKDLNLRPGDVKIYEDVGILTVMDRIKVSEVGVEGTGPLAQRVYEIYNDYISKRKKEVSQ, from the coding sequence ATGTCTGCTAGAAGGATACTATCAGAGTTCAATTCTATATTAGATAAAACTGTCACAGTCAGGTTAACTAACTCTAAAACATATACGGGTACCTTTTATTCATTTGAATTGAATCCTTTTCTGATTACTCTTATAGATGCCAAAGACTCGGAAAAAAATAGCTTTTATAAAATAATTATAAATGGAAATGTTATAGAAGAAATTCAAATAAAGAATCCTCCAACATTTGATGTCAAAGAGTTCGGCCAAAAATTAGAGAAAGATCTGAATCTGAGACCAGGCGACGTTAAAATTTATGAAGATGTAGGAATTTTAACAGTAATGGATAGAATAAAAGTGAGCGAGGTTGGAGTAGAAGGAACTGGGCCTCTAGCTCAAAGAGTTTATGAGATCTATAACGACTATATCTCGAAAAGAAAGAAGGAGGTTAGTCAATGA
- the psmB gene encoding archaeal proteasome endopeptidase complex subunit beta — protein MEELPSTAIGLKASDGVVLASERRLSYGGYVLSREAKKIAKVGQFGIAGAGIYGDLQSLTRIMNVEIKYYELSNNRKISVKSAAKLLSTLLYQYKMMPFISEIIFGGIDENGPQLFIMDPVGSLIEDDYAAVGSGARTAVGVLESNYSKGISTQQAIEIAEKAVRASIERDITSGDGIDILAIDSKGFTEKFVNQ, from the coding sequence ATGGAAGAATTACCTTCAACTGCGATAGGGCTGAAAGCTTCAGATGGAGTAGTATTAGCTTCTGAAAGAAGGTTAAGCTACGGCGGATATGTGCTTAGCAGGGAAGCTAAGAAGATAGCCAAAGTAGGTCAATTCGGAATTGCTGGAGCTGGAATATATGGAGACCTACAATCGTTGACAAGAATAATGAACGTAGAAATAAAATACTATGAGCTATCCAATAATAGAAAAATTTCTGTAAAATCCGCAGCTAAACTTTTGTCTACATTACTTTATCAGTATAAAATGATGCCGTTTATTTCAGAGATAATATTTGGCGGAATAGATGAAAACGGACCTCAACTATTTATTATGGACCCTGTAGGAAGCTTGATAGAGGACGACTATGCAGCCGTAGGATCCGGAGCAAGGACTGCTGTGGGTGTGCTAGAATCGAATTACTCCAAAGGGATCTCTACTCAACAAGCAATAGAAATAGCAGAGAAGGCAGTTAGGGCTTCTATAGAGAGAGATATAACATCAGGAGACGGAATTGATATACTAGCAATAGACAGTAAAGGATTTACAGAAAAATTTGTGAATCAGTAA
- a CDS encoding multiprotein bridging factor aMBF1, translating to METSDREYCELCGEPIRGKGTTVLYEGSIITVCDSCYSKIRKYSKPAQKQEVRKPKQFVSNAFVSKPKYNLSEDIEIVDDYYKLIKQARERMKMTQFQLAQKLKVSENIVKRFELGKLKPTIDQAKSIEKILGVKLIVPVENNGAEGDREDELTLGDIVRIREGRK from the coding sequence ATGGAAACCTCTGATAGGGAATACTGTGAGCTATGTGGAGAACCAATAAGAGGCAAAGGTACTACCGTGCTTTATGAAGGGAGCATTATTACCGTATGTGATTCTTGTTACTCTAAGATAAGGAAATACTCCAAGCCTGCGCAGAAGCAGGAAGTCCGCAAACCAAAACAGTTTGTATCCAACGCGTTTGTATCTAAGCCAAAATATAATTTGAGTGAGGATATAGAAATAGTTGATGATTATTACAAATTAATCAAGCAAGCTAGAGAGAGAATGAAAATGACCCAGTTTCAGTTGGCTCAGAAACTAAAGGTGTCTGAAAACATAGTAAAAAGGTTCGAGCTTGGAAAACTAAAGCCTACTATAGATCAAGCAAAGTCAATAGAAAAAATTTTAGGTGTCAAATTAATTGTTCCAGTAGAGAATAATGGAGCTGAGGGTGACAGAGAAGACGAATTAACATTGGGCGACATCGTGAGGATTAGAGAGGGGAGGAAGTGA